The nucleotide sequence GAAGAGCCCGAAGTGGAAGAACCCTTAATAGAAAGCAGTCCAATCCCCAACAACCCCCAAAGAACAGGAAACGCTTCTGTTGGATACGAATATTTAATTTCTGGCAACTATATGAGTTCCGGGGTTCCCTATGACGCATTTTTGCTAGGGATCAGCGTTAATCCAGATAACCGCCTCAACAGAACTGGGGACAACGCAAACCTGCCTTACGATTATACCGCCATAACCGCCACCAATGGAGCAAGAGTGGTTGGCCCCAATTGCCTGGCATGCCATGCCGCCACCATAGACAATGAATTTATTATTGGCCTAGGGAGCCATGACTCCGATTTTACGGTTAACCGGGCAAGTAATATAGCCCTATTGAATTCCGGTATCAGAGCCTTGTATGGTGGAGAGGATAGCGCCGAATGGCAGGCATACGACCAATTTAGAAAGAGCATAGTTGCCATTGGCCCCAGGACAATTACACAAACCAGAGGTTCCAATCCCGCAGATAAAATTGCCCAGGTATTAATAGCGCATCGGGATAAAAATACTTTGGAATGGCAGGACACCCCATTGGTAGACATCCCAGAGGAGGTGATTCCATCCGATGTGCCGGCATGGTGGCTGTTAAAGAAAAAGAATGCCATGTTTTACAGCGCCATTGGTCGCCTTGATTTTTGCAAGTCCTTTATCGGCTCCAGCCTGCTGACCATGGGTGACGCAACAAAGGCTGCTGAAATAGACGCTAAAATGGTAGATGTACTGGCCTATATTCAGAGTTTGGAAGCTCCGGAATATCCATTTTCCGTAGATCAAGATTTAGCACAACAAGGCAAACAATTATTTGAAAATACCTGCGCAACCTGTCACGGCACCTATGGAAACAGCCCAACCTACCCTAATTTACTTGTGACTTTAAAGTCCGTTGGG is from Arenibacter algicola and encodes:
- a CDS encoding c-type cytochrome is translated as MKKSKLLLSVIFLFLLPLSCSKESKDELIDIVVNEKPTDQPDEEPEVEEPLIESSPIPNNPQRTGNASVGYEYLISGNYMSSGVPYDAFLLGISVNPDNRLNRTGDNANLPYDYTAITATNGARVVGPNCLACHAATIDNEFIIGLGSHDSDFTVNRASNIALLNSGIRALYGGEDSAEWQAYDQFRKSIVAIGPRTITQTRGSNPADKIAQVLIAHRDKNTLEWQDTPLVDIPEEVIPSDVPAWWLLKKKNAMFYSAIGRLDFCKSFIGSSLLTMGDATKAAEIDAKMVDVLAYIQSLEAPEYPFSVDQDLAQQGKQLFENTCATCHGTYGNSPTYPNLLVTLKSVGTDPELSDHYTKSSPMNNYFMDWFNSGWFGTHGNNLQIKAEGGYIAPPLDGIWATAPYFHNGSVPTLEDVLNSQNRPTRWSRSFDNTDYDQTKVGWIYSIEQTKVDKNTYDTTLKGYGNSGHTFGDHLTDSERSALIEYLKTL